A portion of the Brachionichthys hirsutus isolate HB-005 chromosome 6, CSIRO-AGI_Bhir_v1, whole genome shotgun sequence genome contains these proteins:
- the LOC137894738 gene encoding platelet-derived growth factor receptor-like protein has translation MKIWAVLCLAFLCVELQNGSCQQAKRRQDEGQNRIRPGGKRAKAKRPRLRDDGGRGQSLLIQVLDKRRFVRLGPTTTLTPGGNMELRCKGDAIGWSYPPYLDAFNDSRLSIKQSDKYSQLILTSPSAADTGAYSCWVVVCDGNECDKDHERTYESYIYFTDKDSLFVPSAIHFEIVYLRPDRPAVVPCRVTSTQAQVSLHREVPPEEIPANGSLVTYDPTKGFALQRPSPEYQGVFYCKAVTTGTPQISTKYQLLYVEVPSGPPFVSLEASATSARGGDNLNFTCTVLGEPDMDLSFTWLYPGQDQRPVHIHTSWRLVNRGTHHTTRVSQSVMTVEDMETIDYGNYICKAKNRHGETIVTTVVSSK, from the exons ATGAAGATCTGGGCTGTGCTTTGCCTGGCATTTCTCTGTGTCGAGCTCCAGAATG GTTCTTGCCAACAAGCTAAAAGGAGACAGGATGAAGGACAGAATCGCATTCGTCCAGGTGGGAAACGGGCAAAGGCTAAACGCCCAAGACTAAGAGATGACGGAGGGAGAGGCCAGTCCCTGTTAATCCAAGTTTTGGACAAGCGGCGTTTCGTGCGCCTGGGACCGACCACGACTCTGACTCCTGGGGGCAACATGGAACTGCGCTGCAAAGGCGACGCTATCGGATGGTCGTACCCGCCCTACCTGGACGCCTTCAATGACTCACGCCTCAG CATCAAACAGAgcgacaagtacagtcagctgATCCTGACGTCGCCCTCTGCCGCCGACACGGGCGCCTACAGCTGCTGGGTGGTCGTGTGTGACGGCAACGAGTGCGACAAGGACCACGAGCGCACCTACGAGTCCTACATCTATTTCACAG ACAAAGACAGCCTCTTCGTCCCGTCCGCCATCCACTTTGAGATCGTGTACCTGCGCCCGGACAGGCCTGCTGTGGTGCCCTGCCGCGTGACCTCCACCCAGGCTCAGGTGTCTCTGCACAGGGAAGTCCCTCCAGAGGAGATCCCAGCCAACGGCTCCCTGGTGACCTATGACCCCACTAAGGGATTTGCCCTGCAGAGACCCAGCCCAGAATACCAGGGGGTCTTCTACTGCAAGGCTGTGACTACAGGCACCCCTCAGATCTCCACAAAATACCAGCTTCTCTACGTGGAGG TCCCTAGTGGACCGCCCTTTGTGAGCCTCGAGGCGTCAGCAACATCGGCGAGAGGAGGCGACAACCTTAATTTCACCTGCACAGTCCTGGGGGAGCCAGACATGGACCTGAGCTTCACCTGGCTTTACCCCGGTCAG GACCAACGGCCAGTTCACATCCACACTTCCTGGAGGCTGGTGAACAGAGGAACGCATCACACCACGCGGGTCTCCCAGAGCGTCATGACTGTGGAGGACATGGAGACGATCGACTACGGAAACTACATCTGCAAAGCCAAGAACCGGCATGGCGAGACCATCGTGACGACCGTCGTCAGCTCCAAATAG
- the LOC137895323 gene encoding microtubule-associated tumor suppressor 1 homolog has translation MSESFNSSPDPGVHTVPLSHRDLQLGMSSENHYSNSSLSASSESSSSISNPSHGEDVDIRESSVSDVDNPSVALSQSNVLFAEREQLNQVFIATPVISSVNFWKENVILSSNPETGSDDNRSFVKNTEDGSNHSVVSLDSAEKLSRLGSCMTFHRGSTENDCCSLSSGEMVLRSSSFCLEEHSRLVVSSLEESSTSSPAGRQAVPAESDLLSTSYRDVCKKSQEKLAEKTNHPCLGMTFIQAEVSDEEKDKEASNRLVTLPSEACTPEQGKDFVPTLSAVQDTDEDVHTSTPIQNIEDKTFYMSSPEKSPNGFQTYSKPTPKKAVPNKVEVRSGSALGQAKPPVLETRPRCSSDSSLSFRPAKHQNQNCPYKSKPVIPADATDSPTEYSMKFKKMSLVKLFSKSKMAGASRDESKSRFPGRLSLRPTGGTPLSQAPAVRPPPATLLARQREATLGRDECRASKDGVSGGATGRATPVKSTLPKPRLGATPTKHIGKLDKSKPKAISRQQQASRQSNRPQDAVPASVTRTGREDQSNQRLSGLLAASNCRFEALTIVLQQTLAENDEATRQCRALSQELVHLRGELDCSVLSSELLEREKGELHVALEDALQKLQEQHQNDLANLEQRLQAFYQAEWDKAHLTYQEEAHKCKSLMQQQIEGVEANHEAMKQELEDSHAEQLQCVKQHYEMSLEDLRKVHKQELQSQEKSLKDTESALTGQMEALTAENSMLIEKVTAEEKRRKQLADSSQKDAHTLYLEQELESLKVVLDIKNDQLHQQKKNLVEIDKLKDKNVTLKESLDKILQENEELKARMDKHASLSRQLSTEQSVLQESLQKESKVNKRLSMENEELLWKLQNGELNSTRRVSSTSTSPSRSFCLQSPRSSELFSSPPMSPR, from the exons ATGTCTGAGTCATTTAACAGCTCACCTGACCCAGGTGTGCACACGGTTCCTTTGTCTCACAGAGACCTGCAGCTGGGCATGTCATCTGAGAATCATTACAGCAACTCATCACTGTCCGCTTCATCcgagtccagcagcagcatttctaACCCGAGTCACGGAGAAGATGTTGACATTCGGGAGTCCTCAGTTAGCGATGTGGATAACCCATCTGTGGCCCTATCACAAAGTAATGTGCTCTTTGCTGAAAGGGAACAACTGAACCAAGTCTTTATTGCCACACCTGTCATTAGCAGTGTCAATTTctggaaagaaaatgtgattctGAGTAGTAACCCCGAGACCGGATCTGACGACAACCGGAGTTTTGTGAAGAACACCGAGGATGGAAGTAACCATTCAGTCGTGTCTCTAGACTCTGCTGAAAAGTTAAGCCGGCTGGGTTCATGCATGACCTTCCATAGAGGGTCCACTGAGAATGACTGTTGTTCCCTTAGCTCTGGGGAAATGGTGCTAAGGAGCAGCAGTTTTTGCCTGGAGGAGCACTCACGTTTGGTGGTCTCTTCCCTGGAGGAATCATCTACGTCTTCACCCGCTGGCCGTCAAGCAGTTCCAGCTGAATCTGACCTGTTGTCAACCAGTTATCGGGATGTTTGCAAAAAATCCCAAGAAAAACTCGCAGAGAAGACAAACCATCCGTGTCTGGGCATGACCTTTATTCAGGCAGAGGTCTCCGACGAGGAAAAAGATAAGGAAGCTTCCAACCGTCTTGTAACTCTGCCTAGTGAAG CCTGTACACCAGAACAAGGCAAGGACTTTGTGCCCACTCTGTCAGCTGTGCAAGACACCGATGAGGATGTTCACACTTCCACTCCAATACAAAATATAGAGGACAAG ACCTTCTACATGTCATCCCCAGAGAAATCCCCCAACGGGTTCCAAACGTATTCCAAACCAACTCCAAAGAAGGCCGTGCCGAACAAAGTTGAGGTCAGGTCAGGTTCGGCATTAGGCCAGGCCAAGCCTCCCGTCCTGGAGACGCGACCTCGGTGCTCATCGGACAGTTCATTGTCATTTCGGCCAGCcaagcaccagaaccagaattgCCCTTACAAAAGTAAACCGGTCATACCGGCTGACGCTACGGACAGTCCTACTGAATACTCTATGAAGTTTAAGAAGATGAGCCTGGTG aaACTGTTCAGCAAATCCAAAATGGCGGGAGCTTCGAGGGATGAGAGCAAGAGCAGATTTCCAGGACGGCTTTCTCTGAGACCAACAGGAGGAACTCCGCTTTCACAAGCGCCAGCTGTTAGACCCCCACCGGCCACCTTGTTAGCCAGGcagagggaggctaccctcggGAGGGATGAATGCAGGGCCTCCAAAGACGGAG TTTCTGGCGGAGCCACGGGTAGAGCAACCCCAGTCAAATCGACTCTGCCTAAACCGAGACTCGGGGCAACCCCGACAAAACACATCGGAAAAT TGGACAAGAGCAAACCTAAGGCCATCTCCCGCCAGCAGCAAGCATCCCGTCAGAGCAACAGGCCTCAGGATGCGGTGCCGGCGAGCGTCACCAGGACTGGGAGAGAGGACCAGAGCAACCAGCGGCTCAGTGGACTCCTGGCAGCCAGCAACTGCAGATTTGAGGCTCTTACCATCGTCTTGCAGCAAACATTGGCTGAG AATGACGAAGCCACAAGGCAATGCAGGGCTCTGTCTCAGGAGCTGGTCCACCTTCGAGGGGAACTGG attgcTCTGTGCTATCCTCTGAGCTtctggagagggagaagggggaGCTGCATGTTGCCCTGGAGGATGCACTGCAGAAACTGCAGGAGCAGCACCAGAATGACCTGGCCAATCTGGAGCAGAGGCTGCAGGCCTTTTACCAGGCTGAGTGGGACAAGGCCCACCTCACCTACCAGGAGGAGGCTCACAAGTGCAAGAgtctgatgcagcagcag ATTGAAGGAGTTGAAGCAAATCACGAAGCCATGAAGCAGGAACTGGAGGACAGCCATGCAGAACAGCTGCAGTGTGTAAAGCAGCATTACGAAATGTCCCTGGAAG ACCTGCGTAAAGTTCACAAGCAGGAGCTCCAGTCTCAGGAAAAAAGTTTAAAAGATACAGAAAGTGCTCTAACC GGACAGATGGAAGCTCTGACTGCAGAGAATAGCATGCTGATTGAAAAAGTAACCgctgaggagaagaggaggaagcagctggcTGACAGCAGTCAG AAGGACGCCCACACTCTGTATTTGGAGCAGGAACTGGAGAGCCTGAAAGTGGTGCTGGATATCAAAAACGATCAACTCCACCAGCAGAAAAAGAACCTGGTGGAGATCGACAAACTG aaagacaaaaatgtgACTTTGAAGGAGAGCCTTGATAAGATCCTGCAAGAGAACGAGGAGCTCAAGGCCCGCATGGATAAACATGCTTCTCTGTCAAG GCAGCTTTCCACAGAGCAATCTGTGCTGCAGGAGTCCCTCCAGAAGGAGTCCAAGGTCAACAAGCGTTTGTCCATGGAGAACGAGGAGCTCCTATGGAAGCTCCAAAATGGAGAGCTGAATAGCACGCGCAGGGTGTCCTCCACCTCAACCTCCCCCTCACGCTCCTTCTGCCTCCAGTCCCCTCGCAGCTCGGAGCTTTTCTCCAGCCCTCCGATGTCCCCCAGATAG